A stretch of the Aegilops tauschii subsp. strangulata cultivar AL8/78 chromosome 4, Aet v6.0, whole genome shotgun sequence genome encodes the following:
- the LOC109755419 gene encoding uncharacterized protein produces the protein MPIKSNLHWVAYKEVVASSAVKSLEVFASKVVKAPLFHVDLNQTLVDDVSPVSSVPPIVEHKVEAEANEYPQYEFGGSAPMKDYGDDSDEEYERHRNIFGDVEAEVRHQDMDPDIIYQRACVDDSDDEGPVNELDEDGLTKKEAEWYTKITGRDHKIPLFCDVSLADKAIVDGGMSKAIEARQFPSSTPDAISMSYVRKGLMFEHMLEFRMWLCEYAMKHHRPFIVVHSDCNKRYTVKCEVERCKWKVNGRLTKDGWWKITSCKATHQCTPPAVEARKTHRQLTSEFIGYKYQKHIAEDPTIKVKLLMSWIEDKFGYKVKYGKTWKAKQVALRMLYGGWEEAYNMLPRLLGAMSYRNPGMYHYVQDIEGVFRRAFWTFGPCIAAFEHCRPVLSIDGTFLTGKYKGTLMIAMAHDANDQVLPVAFALVSVENQDNWEWFMRLVRSTVIPPNREVCIISDRHQGILKAVIFIFQGMRGFTTDGV, from the coding sequence ATGCCTATCAAGTCCAATTTGCATTGGGTTGCATATAAGGAGGTTGTTGCATCCTCGGCAGTCAAGTCACTCGAAGTCTTTGCAAGTAAGGTGGTCAAGGCTCCTCTCTTTCATGTTGACTTGAACCAAACCTTAGTAGATGATGTGAGCCCGGTTAGTAGTGTGCCGCCTATTGTTGAGCATAAAGTTGAAGCGGAAGCCAATGAGTATCCCCAATATGAGTTCGGAGGTAGTGCACCGATGAAAGATTATGGTGATGACTCCGACGAAGAGTATGAGAGGCACCGCAACATTTTTGGTGACGTAGAGGCTGAAGTAAGGCATCAGGACATGGATCCTGACATTATCTATCAGCGTGCTTGTGTGGATGACTCGGATGATGAAGGCCCGGTGAATGAGTTGGACGAGGATGGCTTGACTAAGAAAGAAGCAGAGTGGTACACAAAAATCACCGGTAGGGATCACAAAATTCCCTTGTTTTGTGATGTTAGCCTTGCAGATAAGGCTATAGTCGACGGTGGCATGAGCAAGGCAATTGAGGCTAGACAGTTCCCAAGTAGTACACCCGACGCGATTTCGATGTCGTACGTGAGGAAAGGTTTGATGTTCgagcacatgctagaattcaggATGTGGTTGTGTGAGTATGCTATGAAACACCACAGGCCTTTCATAGTTGTTCACTCGGACTGCAACAAGCGATACACCGTGAAATGTGAGGTAGAAAGATGCAAATGGAAAGTCAATGGAAGACTCACGAAAGATGGTTGGTGGAAGATAACCAGTTGCAAAGCCACTCACCAATGCACACCGCCGGCCGTAGAAGCACGGAAGACACACCGTCAACTAACCTCGGAATTCATTGGTTATAAATACCAGAAACATATAGCCGAGGATCCAACCATTAAAGTGAAGTTGTTGATGAGTTGGATTGAAGATAAGTTCGGATATAAGGTCAAGTATGGGAAGACATGGAAGGCCAAGCAAGTCGCTCTCAGAATGTTGTACGGTGGATGGGAAGAGGCTTACAACATGCTACCCAGGTTGCTGGGAGCGATGTCGTATAGAAACCCAGGAATGTACCACTATGTCCAAGATATTGAAGGAGTGTTCCGTCGTGCCTTTTGGACGTTTGGCCCATGCATTGCAGCTTTTGAGCATTGTCGACCGGTTCTGTCTATAGACGGGACATTCTTGACAGGGAAATACAAGGGCACACTCATGATAGCAATGGCACATGATGCTAACGATCAGGTGTTGCCTGTGGCATTTGCTTTGGTCTCCGTGGAGAACCAAGACAACTGGGAATGGTTCATGAGACTTGTTAGGAGCACGGTCATTCCTCCGAATAGGGAGGTATGCATCATATCCGATCGGCACCAAGGCATATTGAAGGCCGTGATATTCATATTCCAGGGCATGCGAGGCTTCACCACCGATGGTGTATGA